In Jejubacter calystegiae, the following are encoded in one genomic region:
- the xseA gene encoding exodeoxyribonuclease VII large subunit has translation MSSILPASVFTVTRLNQTVRQLLEREMGQVWISGEISNFSRPASGHWYFTLKDDGAQVRCAMFRNSNRRVTFRPEQGQQVLIRANITLYEPRGDYQIIAESMQPAGDGLLQQQFELLKQKLNDEGLFDPALKQALPTPAHQVGVVTSKSGAALHDILHVLKRRDPSLPVVIYPTAVQGAEAPAQIVRAIELANLRNECDVLIVGRGGGSLEDLWSFNDERVARAIFASRIPIVSAVGHETDVTIADFVADLRAPTPSAAAEIVSRNQQELLRQSQGQQRRLEMAMDYYLAGCARRFSLVNHRLQQQHPQLRLARQQTALIRLRQRMDGALEQQMKRANERQLRLVRRLDQQQPQPHIHRAASRIQNLEYRLSQTMSRRLSATRERFGSALTHLEAVSPLATLARGYSVTSASDGKVLKQTAQVHAGDSLTTRLADGWVESQVTRITPEKKRRAKKAP, from the coding sequence ATGTCTTCGATTCTCCCCGCCTCCGTTTTTACCGTCACCCGTCTTAATCAGACGGTGCGTCAACTGCTGGAACGCGAAATGGGCCAGGTCTGGATAAGCGGCGAAATCTCTAACTTTAGCCGCCCTGCCTCAGGTCACTGGTACTTCACGCTGAAGGATGACGGCGCCCAGGTACGCTGTGCCATGTTCCGCAACAGCAATCGCCGCGTCACCTTCCGCCCGGAACAGGGCCAGCAGGTGCTGATTCGGGCGAATATCACACTCTATGAGCCGCGCGGCGACTACCAGATTATTGCCGAAAGCATGCAGCCCGCAGGCGATGGCCTGCTGCAACAGCAGTTCGAGCTGCTCAAGCAAAAGCTTAATGACGAGGGGCTGTTCGACCCGGCGCTCAAACAGGCGCTGCCAACCCCGGCGCACCAGGTTGGGGTGGTAACCTCGAAATCCGGCGCCGCGCTGCACGATATCCTGCACGTTCTGAAGCGTCGCGATCCTTCGCTGCCGGTGGTTATCTACCCCACCGCGGTACAGGGCGCCGAAGCGCCCGCGCAGATCGTTCGCGCCATCGAACTGGCAAACCTTCGCAATGAGTGTGATGTGCTGATCGTCGGGCGCGGCGGTGGCTCGCTGGAAGATCTGTGGAGCTTTAACGACGAACGGGTGGCCCGGGCGATTTTCGCCAGCCGTATTCCCATCGTCAGCGCCGTAGGGCATGAAACCGACGTGACCATCGCCGACTTCGTGGCCGATCTGCGCGCTCCGACCCCTTCGGCCGCCGCGGAGATCGTCAGCCGTAATCAGCAGGAGCTGCTGCGTCAGAGCCAGGGGCAACAGCGTCGGCTGGAGATGGCGATGGATTACTACCTGGCCGGTTGCGCCCGACGTTTTTCCCTGGTGAATCATCGTCTGCAGCAGCAGCATCCGCAGCTACGCCTGGCCCGCCAGCAGACCGCGCTTATTCGGCTACGCCAGCGGATGGACGGCGCTCTGGAGCAGCAGATGAAACGCGCTAACGAGCGCCAGCTTCGCCTGGTCCGCCGTCTTGACCAGCAGCAGCCACAGCCCCATATCCACCGCGCCGCCAGCCGGATTCAGAATCTGGAATATCGACTGTCTCAGACTATGTCCCGTCGCCTGAGCGCCACCCGCGAGCGCTTTGGCAGCGCCCTGACTCACCTTGAAGCCGTCAGCCCGCTGGCGACGCTGGCCCGTGGTTATAGCGTGACTTCCGCATCTGACGGCAAAGTGCTGAAACAGACCGCCCAGGTGCACGCCGGCGATAGCCTGACCACCCGCCTGGCGGACGGCTGGGTAGAAAGTCAGGTGACCCGCATCACGCCCGAGAAAAAACGACGCGCCAAAAAGGCCCCCTGA